DNA from Ferrimicrobium acidiphilum DSM 19497:
AAGATGACATTGAAGGCGGCATCGACCCTTCCCATAAGCCTATTCGGGGTGCTGCGTTGGATGGCGGTATTGACCGAAACCAAGAGCAGCGTAATACCAACTCCAAGCAGAATCGTTCCGCCGCAGACGATGACCAAGGCGCTCAACGAGTGAGGTTGCACACCCACCAAGACAATGCCAGATCCAAGCGCGACCGTCACCATGCCGAGCGCAGCTGTCTTGAGCTCACCGACCTTTCGCATTATCTGAGCAGTCGCGACGCCTCCTATAATTGCCCCGACCCCTTGGAAGGCGATAAATACCCCTACAAACGCTGCCGAGCGTCGAAGGCCATTCGTTGCAACCGCGAACATTGCAGTCTCGAAAAAGCCGACCGTGCATAGCAACACAGTCACTGCCCAGGCCAGCCGGCGAAGTAGCGGTGTGGCAACGATGTGGCGGACACCAGCGAGGGCCTGCACGCGCCAGTGCTGTGGTGTTGATGCCTCATGTTGTTCCTCCACACGAATGAAGAGGAATAGCCCGATAGCCAGTATGTAGGTCCCTATGTCAATGGTGATGACAGCCATCGCTCCTGCGAGTACAAATAAGCCAGCCCCAACGAGGGGAACGACCAGACGAAGGCCCTCGGAAACCGTTGACAGCAGGCCATTGACCGACCCAAACTGTTCCGGGTCAAAGACTGTCGTGCGTAAACCGACACCGGCCGCGCTACTAACCGTTGCCAGTGCTCCGTAGATCAGGATGACGAGGTAGATACGCCAAACATCCGAGGCACCATGTACCCCAATCAACCCTAGCAGCGACAGTGTACTGAGTGCGTTCGCCGTGATCAACACCCAGCGCCTAGGAAAGCGATCGACGATCAGGCCGGCTAGGGGTCCAACAACCATTGACGGAGCAATGTAGAAAAAGAACGTCAAGCCAGCCGAGGCGTTGGATCCAGTGAGTTCACGAACCCAAATTCCCGCAGCGATGAAGAGAACCTTATCGCCAAAGCCTGTTAACAACGTGCCAAATATGTAAGCAATTGCATTTCGCGTGCGCATTAGGGCTCGTTTGAGCCAAGGTTCTTGGCGGTAAAGGCTGCACCAGGATCGACCGGATACGCGAGATAGAGAACCTCGATCAATCGGCCGTCGCTGGGTCTCAGACTCGGATCAACAAGACGGTCTCGATAGGTCATGAGGATCTCCCTAACCTTGGCATTAATCTCGGCTAGCTCAGTCGTGGTCACGAACAAAGCGTTCTGGTCCGCTGCACTTGCTCGATTCAGTTCCTCTGGATACGACCTATGGGTGCGTTGCCATTGATCGAATCGTTCGAGCGCCCTTCGGAAATACACGGACATCAAGACATCGGCTGCGATCCTCCCCTCAGCGTCTAGGTCCTCCTCCTTGATTGAAAAGCCGATGTTCACCAACTTCCAAGGTCGTTCTCGCCCCTTTCCTCGGCCAGCCTCTTCGACAAACCCATATTTGGCGAGTTGTCTGAGGTGAAATGAGCAGGTTGTGGCGGTCTCCTGGATTAGTTCACCCGCTTGCGTGGCTGTCAAAGGCTGGTGTACAGCAAGCACTTCGAGGAGCGCGATCCTTACCGGATGCGTTAGCGCCCTCATTGCTTGAGCCTCAATCAGCCTCTTGGTTTCCAAATTCATTGGAGGTGTGTCACTAGCCATCTCTCGATAGTACTCTCTCGAGAGATGGCTAGTGACTACTTTCGGAAAACTTTTGCTATCGGCGTTGGCTGTGAGATTGGCGACGGTGGTTGCTCTGTCGCGCGACTAGTGTCCGCCAAGGAAGGGTTCTTGCCTCTGCGCCGGCAGGACTGGTCTTGATGCGAGGAGAGGGCCGGCTTTCCACTGGAGTCAGAGGGAGACCTGAAGGACAACTTGCATCATCGTACGACGGATTGATTGCGCTTGGCGATCTGTGTGATGGACTCATAAGCGATCTATCCATGACTGCCCCTCCGAAAGCTGGTCGAGAAGGATATGAGCGAATATGTCCTCTAGATCTCCGTGCTGGATAGGACCTGTACCCGCCACATCGCTGATCGCGGTATCCTAGGACCTTCCAGTGACCACGACCATCCTCCCGTCCACCCTCAGCAACTGGACTTGGAGCTAGGTCGCGCTGCAAGGGAGCATTCCGACGATAGCTTCAGCCGCAAAACGAGTCCTGAAGCCTGTCGGACTCTGGAACCAAAGACGTATCCACAGTCCTTCATCTGCTACAGAGACCAGCGTTGAGCCCGGTCATCAGCCAACCCGAACGGTACGGTACCGCTTACCCGATGAGCCCAGACCCGTCCAACGCAAAAACTGAGCACCGCGAGGGCGTTGAGCTCGGAATACACGCGAACGGGTCCGAACTTGGCAATGTATCTCAAGGGTGCCGGGCCGGACGGCCGCTTGTAGCTGCGGGTTTTCCTGCTGGATCGTGTTCTGTGTGCCACCCACGTCGGGAGTCTGACACCCCACCGGATCCTGGTATTACTCTCCGTTCTCACGGGGCCGTCCAACCCTACGATGCAGCAGTGTCACTTCGGCTCCGATCGGCAGGGAGTGCATGATTGCCAGTACAATTGGCAACCGGGCCATTGAACCGGAGTCCGAAGAGAGGGTAGTCACAACCCATCCGTACCGGCGTCGGCCGTCGAGTGGTATCAATCGGCACAGGAGAAGCGAGTAGCTCGTTGCCGTCAGAACAGTTAGGCTTACTGCGACGACGGAGGCATTAGACATACGGGGTGCAGTATGCAGCATGATCAATCGGTGGTTGGCGCATGACTTTCCTGGAGAAGTATGCCAGTATTGCCGAAATCGCGACAGTAAAGAGCCGACCCGATCTGTTAGAACTGGCGTGGGAACAGACACGTGGCACGATGCCAGAATACAATTACCATGGCGATATGCTCAACGAGTACTGGGCGCGGCTCACCGATGAGTGGCCAGAATACCAGTTCCACCTGCTTGGTGTTGGTGAGGAGATCCTTGCCCTTGCTCGCTCGATACCGCTGCACTGGGATGGGACAGTCGGGGATCTCCCCGAAGGCATAGACGGAGCAATCGAGCGTGGGTTCGACAAGGGCAATCCCAATACGTTGTGCGCACTCTTGATAGCGATCCCACGTGTGCGACAGCGAACAGGTATGAGCGCTGTCGCCCTGGCAGCGATGGCCGATCTCGCCAAGGAGCGCGGATTCGGATCCCTGATAGCACCGGTGCGCCCAAGCGCCAAGGCACTTTATCCTCTTGTACCGATCGCGCGATACGCGACATGGAAGCGATCCGACGGTTCACTCTTTGATCCCTGGATGCGTGTTCATGAGCGTGCCGGCGCGAGCGTCCTAAAGCCCGAACCGCACTCGCTTGGCATCACCGCGTCCGTCTCCGAGTGGGAGGAATGGACGGGACTTGAGTTTCCTGAGACCGGCCAATACTGGTTTCCTGGGGGCCTGGCCACGCTGGCGGTCGATCGGGCAGAAGATAGGGGGCGATACTTCGAGCCGAACGTTTGGATGCATCATCGGCTCTGACGGTTTTCGACTGACAAGTTCTATTGCAATTCCTTTTTTTGGATTAGCTAGTACTGAGTGATCGGCTCTGATGTCGGGTGCCTGGAGAATGGCATTCCTCGCGTCGGTAGAGTCCACGGGCAATGAAACGATGCGGCTTAGGCGACAGCTCTGACAGAGGTGATCTGCGGGAGGTGCTCTATCTCATTCCTGGCCTTGCCGTTGGCTCTCAGAGTCGTTACTTCTGGAGCGCGCATCCTTGATAATTTGTCAGTCAAGGGGTATGACGTTAAATAGTTCTGAATTGTTCGCTTTCTCTGGGTAGGCTCACAGAAGTGAAAGGAGCTACAGTCATGACTTACAGAAGTACCAGTGTGCTGAATCAAGTCATTGTGGAGCCTTTTCGCAACGTGAGGAGACTCTACAATGGAGCCAACGGCGATTGAGAATCTCGTGACGGGTACGGCCGCGTTGGGATCTCATCGTGTCTACTGAACGTCTAATCGAGATCTTCTCGCTCATGGCGAGATACGAGAGCGAACATCCCCTTGGTTTGTCACTCTGTTCCGTTGCGAGGGAGATAACCGACCTGAGTGGCGCCGGTATTTCCATCACTTCGAAGAACGGTATGCAAGAACAACTCTGTGCGAGCAATGACGTCGCTCAACGTTTGATGGACCTTGAGATCACTCTCAAAGAGGGACCGGGTTACGATGCAAGCCAGAGTGGCACGACCAACGGAGTCTCTGACCTCATGGCCAACGAAGAGCAGCGTTGGACGTTCTATTCGCCCGAGGCGGTCGAGCTCGGAGCTCGAGCGGTCTTTGGCTTCCCCATCCATATTGGAGCAGTTGTCTTTGGCGCCTTGAGTCTGTATCGCGATAGCACGGGGCCGCTCAGTGAGGAGCAGTCCTCAAGTGCCTACCTCATGGCTTCGGTCATCGGACGTGCTGTTCTGGTGATGCAAGCCGGTGTCCCCCTGGACGCCATAGCCAACGAACTCCAGGACCAGTCCACCTTTGATTTTTCCGTGCACCAAGCCTCGGGGATGCTCTCGGTGCAAACAAAGCTTTCGGTGAAAGACGCCCTCATCATGCTTCGTGCACACGCGTTTGCTTTGGATATTTCCCCATCCGAACTCGCGCATCGAATCATCGACCGTGGTACTCGGTTTGACCTTCAGTCTGGGGTCTGGCTGGAAACAGACCCGAAAAACGGGGAATACGAGGAATGCGGGAATTAGTGTAGATGCATCCGGTGGTTGATCCTGACGAGTCGCCGACAGTTCTTGGGGGAACCCAGCAAGACGAGGGAATTATGAGTAGAGAATCACTGATAGTCAGCACGCTGGTCGAGTTGGCCGACAATCTCGTTGACAGCTTCGACATCATCAACATACTCACGATCCTGAGTGATCGCTGCGTCGAAGCCTTGGAGGTGGACGCAGCTGGCGTCTTGCTGGCTTCACCCGGCGGAGAACTGCAGTTCGTCGCCTCCTCGAGCGAATCGATGCGCGTGCTCGAACTTTTCCAGATCCAAACGAACGTAGGTCCGTGTGTGGACTGCTACCGGAGCGGTGTACCCGTAGTGAATGTGGCCCTCGACGAGGTGAACGGACGTTGGCCGCTCTTTGCTTCACGAGCGATCGAGCACGGCTTCCACTCAGTGCACAGCCTTCCCCTGCGACTGCGCGGCCGCACCATTGGAGCTCTCAATCTCTTTCGAACATCGCAGGGATCGATGGAAGATGACGACATAGCCGCCGCACAAGGCCTGGCTCATGTGGCCACCATCGCCATCCTCCAGCACCGTGCGATGCTCGATGCCACCACGCTCAATGAACAACTCGAACTCGCTCTCACCAGCCGCATCGTCATCGAACAAGCGAAGGGCATCATTGCCGAAGCAACGCACTGCAGAATGGACCAAGCGTTTGGACGCCTCCGTGCCCATTCGCGCAATCACAACGAGGGTCTCACAGGAGTTGCCGAGGCCATCGTGATGGGAACGCTTCGCGCGAATGATTTGGACAATCCGAAGTAACGACCTTCGCTGCACAGTTGAGAGTTCGTAAGATCTCTCGCATCACATTGCCAGCCTCTGGAAGTTGTCAGTCTGCCGAGCGCGAAATAGCGTGAGTTCTGTCTATTCATTTTCGTTCGTTGGCTTGCTTTGTCCTGACCCATGGCCACTTCATCAAAGGAACTTAACGCCGTTTTCGCAACCCTCGGGCAGTTGCTATAGTGTCTGAGTGAGAGTATAATTAGTATCGTCACTCCAGAACCTCGGTGACTACTTTCTGCCGAGGAGGATCGCTATGAGTGAAAATGCAATTCCTGACGACGGGTCATCGGACACTGTCGATGACCTGATTCAACGTGAGTGGAACCAGTTCGCAAGTCCCGATCTTTCGATCGACTCGGTGTCGTTGCCTACATTCCTGGCGCCCACTCCATCGAGTTCGACCGACAAAGCCGGCTCTCCGCGTCAAAGTAGGGCACGACGCTTTCGACTCCGCCGAGTACAAGGGGGGGATGGCCAGTTGGAACCTCCGGTGTAGAACAATACCCTTGCCGATAGTGATCTAACTCGTGGGACCCATGGCCGGCTCGTTTCGCCTTACTTTACGAGTAGTTTCATCCTTCTGCCCTTCGATGATGGCTTGACCAACGGAATCGAGAGCGACGAATCTTGCCTACTGGGTCTTGGTGGGTGCCTCTCTAGTCCCACCAGCTGGAGTATAGATCACCGACTTTGTCACCATGACTCCAGTATCCCCACAGTCATCCCAATGCAGACCACAGAGCTCCCCTCGTCTCATACCGGTCAGGGCCCCAAGCATAAAGAAGGCACCCCACTGGGGATGCACCGCCTTTGTCTCCTCGAGAATACTGATGAGTTGTTCAACCGTTGGTGCAATGACCCGCGCCACAGCCACCTTTAGAGGAGAGGCCAACAAAGCGGGGTTTAACTCGACCCACCCCCACTTCATAGCCTGGTTAAAGAACCGTCGAATGATGGCATGGGTCTGGCGAACGGAGGCTGGTGAACTGCCTTGGGTCACGATATCCCGATACAGTCGATCCAAGTGGGAGGCGGATACCTCGTTAACGCAAGCTCTCCAAACGCAGGAAGAATCTGGCGCCGCATGCGTCCCTCGTATCCTTGGACGGTAGTCGGCGACGGTCCATCTGACACGGATTCAAACCACTCGGTCATTGCCCCTGCCATAGACTGCGTCGAGGATCGAGCTTGCGCGTCTTTAGCACTCACCAGTAGTTTTTGGAGTTCGAAGTCGGCCTAGCGTTTGGATCCATGATCGGTTACGTACTTCTGCCGACGCTTACCCGAGATCGGGTCCTTTGGGAGATCCACTACCAGTTGCCACACATCCGTGTCACGCTTGTCAATGTATCCTCTTGTCTCTCAGCCCTGGCATAGTGTAGGCACGCTACATGTTTCATATGACGAAAACATACTCCGACCAGGTGGGCCGCCAGGGTATCGAACCCTGCACCTTGGGATTAAAAGGTGCTTATAAAGTGTCCGAGCCGGTAGTAATAGTGACCGAGTACATCTCATTCTTGCAGCTCATTGAGGTGTTCTGGTAAGTGTGATGAGACGACCTCGGACTGGGTCGGACGTTCTCGGGCACAATTGTTGGGTGAAAAGTTGGGTGAAGGGGACTTGAGGATCCTCCCAAGGATTGCTTAGCCGTGTTGCTGTCACTGCCCTTTCCCGAACGCTCTTGACATGTCTTCGGTCTTTCAATGGAACGCATGATCTTTGCTGCCCGTATGCCAGCAGACAATTGTACGAGCTACGCGAAAATGATGGCGAGGATTACTGGGGGAGCTGATCAGCTCTCGTCCGGACTAGCGCGGTCTTGACAGATAACGACAGTCTGAGTAGCCGAGCGTAAGAATTACCTGAAAGTCGAAGCCGCACCGAACTTCCAGGTAGAACCTGACAACCCACAAAATGACCCGATATATTCGGACAGATTGTACTCGCGGTGTTAAGATCTTTCCGAACACCAGACGATACTTCTCGTAGAAGCTATCGAAGGGGGTAAGCGATGGGGTTTGGAGCCATTGTCCGGGGAAGACTGTTACTAGCGTTTGCCGGAAGCAGTGCTGCGCTCGCGTCACCGGCGACCGTGGCTTATAGCTCGAATCCTGAGCCATCCTCGTTCCAGGTCGGGAAAGTTCTGGTAACCCCCACCCCACCCTCAGCTAACTTTGACCCACTCACTGCGAGCAATGCAGCTCTTCGTGCCAACGGCTTTCCCGAGAGGCCCGCTGGTACTCCTCCGGGTTGGTTCATCGGGGCGGTCTCGCATACGAAATGGGTATACCCGCGGTTCACTCCCCGATATAATCACCAGCCAGCGTCACCGTCACATCAAAGCGCTAGCTCAACAAGTGAATCCAATTCTTCCAACTGGGCCGGGAACCGGGCAGGGAACGGAAGCCAATTCAATTAGATCGTCGCGAAGTGGAACGTTCCATCAGTCGGGAGCCCTGCGGGCACGAATGCATACTCCTCCATCTGGCCAGGGATAGGATCGGGAAAGGCGAGTTCGAACCAGCTCCTACAAGCAGGCAGTGAGCAGGACATTAGCTGGCAGTATGTCCTTCATTATGGATGGGAGGCGACTACTTCCTACTACCTTTGGTGGGAGGCATTTCCGTTTAACGCCCAGCAACAGGTCAACATCGCCGTGAGTCCAGGACAGACCATCTTCGTCAACGTTGCCTACTACGGCTCCTCGACGGCGCACTACTACATCAAGAACGAATCAACGGGAGTTGCCACCAGTTTCGATGCCTCCTTCAGTGGTGGTTTCACCGGCTTGAATGCCGAATGGATCGTAGAGCGTACCCAAGTGGG
Protein-coding regions in this window:
- a CDS encoding MFS transporter, producing MRTRNAIAYIFGTLLTGFGDKVLFIAAGIWVRELTGSNASAGLTFFFYIAPSMVVGPLAGLIVDRFPRRWVLITANALSTLSLLGLIGVHGASDVWRIYLVILIYGALATVSSAAGVGLRTTVFDPEQFGSVNGLLSTVSEGLRLVVPLVGAGLFVLAGAMAVITIDIGTYILAIGLFLFIRVEEQHEASTPQHWRVQALAGVRHIVATPLLRRLAWAVTVLLCTVGFFETAMFAVATNGLRRSAAFVGVFIAFQGVGAIIGGVATAQIMRKVGELKTAALGMVTVALGSGIVLVGVQPHSLSALVIVCGGTILLGVGITLLLVSVNTAIQRSTPNRLMGRVDAAFNVIFNGVQSVSIALGAGLVALVGFDIPIVLIALSALIGTVMLGYRTPAMEPAQE
- a CDS encoding winged helix-turn-helix domain-containing protein yields the protein MRALTHPVRIALLEVLAVHQPLTATQAGELIQETATTCSFHLRQLAKYGFVEEAGRGKGRERPWKLVNIGFSIKEEDLDAEGRIAADVLMSVYFRRALERFDQWQRTHRSYPEELNRASAADQNALFVTTTELAEINAKVREILMTYRDRLVDPSLRPSDGRLIEVLYLAYPVDPGAAFTAKNLGSNEP
- a CDS encoding GAF domain-containing protein; this translates as MSTERLIEIFSLMARYESEHPLGLSLCSVAREITDLSGAGISITSKNGMQEQLCASNDVAQRLMDLEITLKEGPGYDASQSGTTNGVSDLMANEEQRWTFYSPEAVELGARAVFGFPIHIGAVVFGALSLYRDSTGPLSEEQSSSAYLMASVIGRAVLVMQAGVPLDAIANELQDQSTFDFSVHQASGMLSVQTKLSVKDALIMLRAHAFALDISPSELAHRIIDRGTRFDLQSGVWLETDPKNGEYEECGN
- a CDS encoding GAF and ANTAR domain-containing protein, giving the protein MVDPDESPTVLGGTQQDEGIMSRESLIVSTLVELADNLVDSFDIINILTILSDRCVEALEVDAAGVLLASPGGELQFVASSSESMRVLELFQIQTNVGPCVDCYRSGVPVVNVALDEVNGRWPLFASRAIEHGFHSVHSLPLRLRGRTIGALNLFRTSQGSMEDDDIAAAQGLAHVATIAILQHRAMLDATTLNEQLELALTSRIVIEQAKGIIAEATHCRMDQAFGRLRAHSRNHNEGLTGVAEAIVMGTLRANDLDNPK
- a CDS encoding tyrosine-type recombinase/integrase, with product MTQGSSPASVRQTHAIIRRFFNQAMKWGWVELNPALLASPLKVAVARVIAPTVEQLISILEETKAVHPQWGAFFMLGALTGMRRGELCGLHWDDCGDTGVMVTKSVIYTPAGGTREAPTKTQ
- a CDS encoding G1 family glutamic endopeptidase, with protein sequence MVAKWNVPSVGSPAGTNAYSSIWPGIGSGKASSNQLLQAGSEQDISWQYVLHYGWEATTSYYLWWEAFPFNAQQQVNIAVSPGQTIFVNVAYYGSSTAHYYIKNESTGVATSFDASFSGGFTGLNAEWIVERTQVGNNYPPLADFNNTTFSDANAEQGSTWNGVGNWSHNYLDMYDWHNDDSEVTDAYPGPISSGNTFTLYWSNYGDTDAAGT